The following proteins are encoded in a genomic region of Rhodoferax aquaticus:
- a CDS encoding phage baseplate assembly protein, which yields MAKPIQAGEERFTRDTAKIVVEVLGLDGFGWTAYEGWLQSEVDRNLEALAGTFSIPISLVPGAPPWIHRGDAVRVRIGDKVVITGYVLAAEPFYRRSECGMRVMGRDRTGDLVSCSAIYKGGQWRNVTVDRIIKDIISPFGLELEVATDLGDPVKDFKLGHGETALDAVARAARLRGILVTRDDAGRVLLTKAGKDRFKGSIVRGQNVIAMESVGSDEQRHSQYFVYGQCNTVEDFDTAKGLKASSKDSEITRYLPLVINAEGNTTQAELQTQADHTLRVRRGHAYGFRYTVEGWTFQGEPWPLNQRVAIYDDVAGLDGAEWLICGVKQTCDLKEGDVTELLVRPIEAYDTAPLKSKVKRRNWGNKGNTTNHPRGPSDRAQGAN from the coding sequence ATGGCTAAGCCAATACAAGCTGGCGAGGAGCGCTTTACCCGCGACACTGCAAAAATTGTGGTGGAGGTGCTGGGCCTGGATGGGTTTGGCTGGACGGCGTATGAGGGCTGGTTGCAGAGCGAGGTGGACCGCAACCTGGAAGCCTTGGCCGGTACGTTCTCGATTCCGATTTCGCTGGTGCCTGGCGCACCGCCATGGATTCACCGGGGTGATGCCGTTCGGGTGCGCATTGGGGACAAGGTGGTGATTACGGGCTATGTGCTGGCCGCCGAGCCGTTTTACAGGCGCAGTGAATGTGGCATGCGCGTCATGGGGCGGGACCGCACGGGCGACCTAGTGAGCTGCTCAGCCATCTACAAGGGTGGGCAGTGGCGCAATGTGACTGTAGATCGGATCATCAAGGACATCATCAGCCCGTTTGGCCTGGAGCTAGAGGTTGCAACGGATCTGGGCGACCCGGTGAAAGACTTCAAACTGGGGCATGGTGAGACTGCCCTGGATGCGGTAGCGCGGGCGGCCAGGCTGCGGGGCATTCTGGTCACTAGGGACGATGCAGGCCGGGTGCTACTGACCAAGGCGGGCAAGGACCGGTTTAAGGGCTCTATCGTGCGCGGCCAGAATGTGATTGCCATGGAATCCGTGGGCAGCGATGAGCAGCGCCACAGCCAGTACTTCGTGTATGGCCAGTGCAATACGGTGGAGGACTTTGACACCGCCAAGGGCCTCAAAGCCAGCTCCAAGGATTCTGAGATCACGCGCTATCTGCCGCTGGTGATCAATGCCGAGGGCAACACCACCCAGGCTGAGCTGCAGACGCAGGCAGACCACACCCTGCGCGTGCGCCGTGGCCATGCCTATGGGTTTCGCTACACGGTGGAGGGCTGGACGTTCCAGGGCGAACCTTGGCCCTTGAATCAGCGCGTGGCCATCTATGACGATGTGGCCGGGCTGGATGGGGCCGAGTGGCTGATCTGTGGGGTGAAGCAAACCTGTGACCTCAAGGAAGGCGATGTGACTGAGCTGCTGGTGCGCCCCATTGAGGCCTATGACACCGCCCCGCTTAAATCCAAGGTAAAGCGCCGCAACTGGGGCAACAAGGGCAACACCACCAACCATCCGCGCGGCCCGAGTGACCGTGCGCAAGGGGCGAACTGA
- a CDS encoding phage tail tape measure protein yields the protein MREMKLKYFIDLVSNIREKAGSDAQALVQAQEKIQKELGKTELKFGAYEKALMRIGGVHNASLARQSQYFSQIALSAARARESVEKYGRALQAAAPWAAGAAGATMALAHPAKEAMSYDRLMANMANTAFSDRDAAGRVQGMKTLEAAINRARKHGGGTREQAAGALDKILASGTVSDADAMAMLPGIMKASTASGASASELADIGIRAKQNFKIKTEDLPSVLSAAMAAGQAGGFELKDMSKWLPQQMAMAGNLGLSGKAGLAKLMAWNQASVITAGTKDEAGNNLKDLLNELNTGHFTGFMAEQYMNGGHHLKRGEKESKLKSVNDVYLDYQSRGVDKVSATMDMMDKIMSKNEGYQALQKKLQALNPDDKAGRKDTIEAMAAQMQGTAVGKLFHNQQSLGAFLGLVNNRQYTGDVLDKASAQYGRGAGQMETDTSYGVISGTSDFKLEQAGEDKRLAEKAAMDSLTPAIGKAADAFGGLASDFPKLTGSAMLAATALGAAALAAGGFSLATGGGLAGKVGGWIGGAAGRLGALFGGVSAGGLGIAAGGLGVAGAGAVGYGAGTLLYDHALEGTTFANGLGRGMARVGAFFGSKDAANSLAAEDAFEKMNSRPLARMSAVNISAPRAGTDFLAGATGLGSGRLDVGQGTLGIDLRVTDERVTAATRVLQQPSLIRINPGATNPGSLR from the coding sequence ATGCGTGAAATGAAGCTGAAGTACTTCATCGACCTGGTGTCCAACATTCGCGAGAAGGCGGGTAGCGATGCGCAGGCTCTGGTGCAGGCACAAGAGAAGATTCAGAAGGAGCTGGGGAAAACTGAGCTTAAGTTTGGGGCCTATGAAAAGGCCTTGATGCGCATTGGCGGGGTGCACAACGCAAGTTTGGCGCGCCAGTCTCAGTATTTTTCTCAAATTGCGCTAAGCGCGGCACGTGCAAGGGAGTCCGTTGAAAAGTATGGGCGGGCGCTTCAGGCTGCGGCCCCGTGGGCTGCAGGTGCAGCGGGGGCCACCATGGCGTTGGCACACCCGGCTAAAGAGGCAATGAGCTATGACCGACTGATGGCCAATATGGCAAACACTGCGTTCTCCGACCGGGATGCGGCGGGACGGGTGCAGGGCATGAAGACGCTTGAGGCCGCAATAAACCGGGCGCGCAAGCATGGTGGTGGAACGCGGGAACAGGCGGCGGGGGCGCTGGACAAAATTTTGGCCTCTGGCACTGTGTCTGATGCGGATGCAATGGCGATGCTGCCAGGCATCATGAAAGCGTCAACCGCGTCCGGTGCATCGGCCAGTGAGCTGGCGGATATTGGGATACGGGCAAAGCAGAATTTCAAGATCAAGACTGAAGACTTGCCCAGCGTGCTGAGCGCGGCGATGGCAGCCGGTCAGGCGGGTGGCTTTGAGCTGAAGGACATGAGCAAGTGGCTGCCACAGCAAATGGCCATGGCGGGCAACCTGGGCTTGAGTGGCAAGGCGGGCTTGGCCAAGCTGATGGCATGGAACCAAGCGTCTGTGATTACGGCTGGCACCAAAGATGAGGCCGGAAACAACCTTAAAGATTTGCTCAATGAGCTGAACACCGGGCATTTCACGGGGTTTATGGCCGAGCAATATATGAATGGTGGCCATCATTTGAAGCGCGGGGAGAAGGAATCCAAGCTGAAATCGGTGAACGATGTGTATTTGGATTACCAGAGCCGGGGCGTTGATAAGGTGAGTGCAACCATGGACATGATGGACAAGATCATGTCCAAAAACGAGGGCTATCAGGCTTTGCAGAAGAAGTTGCAAGCCTTGAACCCCGATGACAAGGCTGGCCGCAAAGACACGATTGAGGCGATGGCTGCACAGATGCAAGGCACGGCGGTTGGCAAGCTGTTTCACAACCAGCAGTCGCTGGGGGCGTTTCTGGGGTTGGTCAATAACCGCCAGTACACCGGCGACGTGTTGGACAAGGCGAGTGCGCAGTATGGCAGGGGCGCGGGTCAGATGGAGACGGATACGTCCTATGGTGTGATTTCAGGGACTTCAGACTTCAAGTTGGAACAGGCGGGCGAAGACAAACGACTTGCTGAAAAAGCGGCCATGGATAGTCTGACACCCGCTATTGGTAAGGCGGCTGATGCGTTTGGTGGTTTGGCATCGGATTTTCCAAAGTTGACTGGTTCGGCCATGCTTGCCGCCACTGCGCTAGGTGCTGCGGCTTTGGCGGCTGGTGGATTCTCGTTGGCCACTGGAGGTGGCTTGGCAGGCAAGGTGGGCGGATGGATAGGTGGGGCAGCCGGGCGCTTGGGTGCGCTGTTTGGTGGCGTCTCCGCTGGTGGCTTGGGCATTGCTGCCGGTGGCTTGGGCGTTGCAGGCGCGGGTGCCGTGGGATATGGGGCGGGCACCTTGTTGTATGACCATGCCTTGGAGGGGACTACCTTTGCGAATGGCTTGGGGCGCGGCATGGCGCGCGTGGGGGCGTTCTTTGGCAGCAAAGATGCTGCAAATTCACTCGCAGCAGAGGATGCGTTTGAGAAGATGAATAGCCGCCCGCTTGCCCGGATGAGTGCTGTCAATATTTCCGCACCACGCGCTGGCACTGACTTCCTTGCGGGGGCTACAGGTCTTGGAAGTGGCCGCTTGGATGTGGGGCAAGGCACTCTTGGAATTGATCTGCGGGTTACGGATGAGCGGGTCACTGCGGCAACGCGGGTGCTACAGCAGCCATCGCTGATCCGCATCAACCCTGGTGCAACCAATCCGGGGAGCTTGCGCTGA
- a CDS encoding putative phage tail protein: MNKFWQALAALLPTGFAWPRDPLATLMRVLRGVAGSFNEQHEFIRLTANQWQPHQAVTRLAEWEECTGLPDACFGLNQDDATRRKLLLARLRGPALEYSDSSPASPGALIAICAWLGYPLVTVVYNTPFRTGMRCGQRLGQLDGKLWITVTIQSIPFRVGVSRANDRLLQGTLNGSELACYLQRVVPARYSVNVIFV; this comes from the coding sequence ATGAACAAGTTCTGGCAAGCCCTCGCCGCACTGCTGCCCACAGGCTTTGCCTGGCCGCGCGACCCATTGGCGACTTTGATGCGGGTTTTAAGGGGCGTTGCAGGCTCTTTTAATGAGCAGCATGAGTTCATTCGGTTGACCGCCAATCAGTGGCAACCGCACCAGGCAGTTACACGCCTGGCTGAATGGGAGGAGTGCACCGGCCTGCCGGATGCCTGCTTTGGACTCAACCAGGACGATGCGACTCGGCGCAAGTTACTGCTGGCCCGCCTGCGCGGTCCGGCATTGGAGTACTCCGATTCCAGCCCTGCCAGCCCAGGTGCGCTGATCGCGATATGTGCGTGGCTGGGCTATCCGCTGGTGACCGTTGTCTACAACACCCCTTTTCGCACGGGCATGCGCTGCGGCCAGCGCCTGGGGCAACTCGACGGCAAGTTGTGGATCACCGTAACCATCCAGTCCATCCCATTCCGCGTGGGTGTTTCCCGTGCGAATGACAGGCTACTGCAGGGCACGCTCAACGGCAGCGAATTGGCCTGCTATCTCCAACGCGTAGTGCCAGCACGGTACAGCGTCAACGTGATTTTTGTTTGA
- a CDS encoding phage tail assembly protein encodes MNPQSTPTVVSSSIDDLFALTLVDGLPVESGGKLLRYRTVKMRETTVADERIAARLAERVVSVGGASKLLVSDSDFRYAMTMRHCDSFECDGTKLPQAVLDLDIFGKLSPHDLQLIEERVVLIALVAQVRYGVISQEEFDQFAAGRMPAGTATSPQPVGQAANVGSNDGLDQSGPALLTDFTGDVANSTPSGRGA; translated from the coding sequence ATGAACCCACAAAGCACCCCCACTGTTGTGTCGTCATCCATTGACGACCTATTTGCCCTCACTCTGGTTGATGGGCTGCCCGTCGAGTCTGGCGGAAAACTGCTGCGATACCGAACGGTAAAAATGCGTGAGACCACAGTGGCCGATGAGCGCATTGCTGCGCGACTGGCAGAGCGTGTTGTCTCTGTTGGTGGCGCATCCAAGCTACTGGTGAGCGACTCCGACTTTCGTTACGCCATGACCATGCGGCACTGCGATTCCTTTGAATGTGACGGCACCAAGCTGCCCCAGGCAGTTCTTGACCTGGACATTTTTGGCAAGCTAAGCCCTCACGATCTGCAACTGATTGAAGAGCGGGTGGTACTGATTGCATTGGTTGCCCAGGTTCGGTATGGCGTTATTAGCCAGGAAGAGTTTGACCAATTTGCTGCTGGACGGATGCCTGCTGGAACTGCGACATCCCCACAGCCCGTGGGCCAGGCTGCAAATGTGGGATCGAATGATGGTCTCGATCAGTCTGGCCCTGCACTGCTCACCGATTTCACTGGAGACGTTGCCAATAGCACGCCTTCAGGCCGTGGCGCTTGA
- a CDS encoding phage tail protein: MAISNLMSLNFLVPFVAGKIDFSRAIRGMRGMPRRLLLVGHKLAAGSLAVNTLTTISNEPDAIARLGEGSMLLAMWRDAKANADLGLPIDVIAIAEGGSAVKATSAVVVAGTPTVGGEVMMYIGDERISTGVTTADTSATIATKLGNAINAAAKLPVTASVAASTVTLTARWGGPSGNDISLRSTYYPDDALALGVTLTIPAMAAGAVIPDVTPVIVAMNLYRATEIVNPFTDSTNMVLFETELAARWLQNNMQDAMVVTSMRGTEATITTWLNTRNSPHVHTICTTNDITNPWETASMAGAAIESSAAIDPAVGPTAKLVGYKGPTQGNGFLVDSINNLLVKGGSPLNIAADYTGSLFRMVTNYKTSPGGAPDRSMAEMCWLKTMSYYRWYRVTEFQNKYNNAGYKLAQYVTQPIPGQKIMTVDLAKEIMVGLYKLFCDAGLCQNMPYYISTLNAEIDAPNGKLKIMDEPVILTQHYQTEITSNVVAGQV; the protein is encoded by the coding sequence ATGGCTATTTCCAATTTGATGAGCTTGAACTTTCTGGTGCCCTTTGTGGCCGGGAAGATCGACTTTTCCCGCGCGATTCGCGGTATGCGTGGCATGCCACGGCGCTTGCTCCTGGTGGGCCACAAGCTGGCAGCCGGATCGCTGGCAGTCAATACCCTGACGACGATCAGCAATGAACCGGATGCCATTGCTCGGCTGGGTGAAGGCTCCATGCTGCTGGCGATGTGGCGCGATGCCAAGGCCAACGCTGATCTGGGCTTGCCCATCGACGTGATCGCCATCGCCGAAGGTGGCTCTGCCGTCAAGGCCACCAGTGCCGTGGTGGTGGCGGGTACGCCCACTGTGGGTGGCGAGGTGATGATGTACATCGGCGATGAGCGCATCAGCACCGGAGTGACCACTGCCGATACGTCGGCCACCATTGCGACCAAGCTGGGCAATGCGATTAACGCTGCGGCCAAGCTGCCGGTCACTGCCTCGGTGGCGGCCAGCACAGTAACACTGACAGCCCGTTGGGGTGGACCTAGCGGCAATGACATCAGTCTGCGTAGCACCTACTACCCGGACGATGCCTTGGCCTTGGGCGTAACGCTGACCATTCCCGCCATGGCTGCAGGCGCGGTGATTCCGGATGTGACGCCCGTGATCGTGGCGATGAACCTGTACCGTGCCACTGAGATCGTGAACCCGTTCACGGACAGCACCAATATGGTTCTGTTTGAAACGGAGTTGGCAGCGCGCTGGCTGCAGAACAACATGCAGGATGCCATGGTGGTGACCAGCATGCGCGGCACTGAAGCCACGATCACCACGTGGTTGAACACACGCAACAGCCCGCATGTGCACACCATCTGCACCACCAATGACATCACCAACCCGTGGGAGACAGCTTCCATGGCCGGGGCAGCCATTGAAAGCAGCGCCGCCATTGACCCGGCTGTAGGCCCTACGGCCAAGCTGGTGGGCTACAAGGGGCCGACCCAGGGCAATGGCTTCCTGGTGGATAGCATCAACAATCTGCTGGTCAAGGGTGGGTCGCCTTTGAACATTGCCGCCGATTACACGGGCAGCTTGTTCCGTATGGTGACCAACTACAAGACCAGCCCAGGCGGTGCGCCTGACCGCAGCATGGCTGAGATGTGCTGGCTCAAGACCATGAGCTATTACCGCTGGTATCGGGTGACCGAGTTCCAGAACAAATACAACAACGCGGGCTACAAGCTGGCGCAGTATGTGACACAGCCGATTCCTGGTCAGAAGATCATGACGGTGGATCTGGCCAAGGAAATCATGGTGGGTCTGTACAAGCTGTTCTGCGATGCCGGTCTGTGCCAGAACATGCCGTATTACATCTCCACGCTGAACGCGGAAATTGATGCGCCCAACGGCAAGCTGAAGATCATGGATGAGCCCGTCATCCTGACCCAGCACTACCAAACCGAAATCACCAGCAACGTGGTGGCCGGTCAGGTCTGA
- a CDS encoding baseplate J/gp47 family protein, producing MSTTPLGTAIPSIDELRGNSERLLQQSLAAAQQIGAPLRSLSPADQDLARSNTKAFSFVLGMGLHSVLRYLRDFIAPQAIPIKSTGEFLEGWLATYGMARKVASSASGSVTGTGVAVTLLTAGTIMQTTDGRQYAVAADVAVAVGGTVTATVTALVAGGAGNLTGGTNLTLVSAVAGIDAVFTVAMPNGITGGADPETDTQAKYRLQQRLSNEPMGGSPADYARWALQVAGITRAWGVRNPSGATTAGVIIMADGNASPGLPTTGQQQLVLDYIRDPKRGPPDELFVIIPTAVAINVTLNVSPDTAAIRAAVVLALQDLFFREAVPGGSIPHSHLKEVISGVIGEYNHTISAPALTEGGMFTVGTYNSLLVLGTVTFV from the coding sequence ATGAGCACTACACCACTGGGAACGGCGATTCCCTCCATTGATGAGTTGCGCGGGAATTCAGAGCGGCTGCTACAGCAGTCATTGGCGGCCGCACAGCAGATCGGCGCACCACTCAGAAGCCTAAGCCCGGCCGATCAGGACTTGGCGCGCAGCAACACCAAGGCGTTTTCATTCGTGCTGGGGATGGGGCTGCACAGTGTCTTGCGCTACCTGCGCGACTTCATTGCCCCCCAGGCGATTCCAATCAAGTCCACAGGGGAGTTTCTGGAGGGCTGGCTGGCCACCTATGGGATGGCGCGCAAGGTGGCATCAAGCGCCAGCGGCTCTGTTACTGGCACCGGAGTGGCCGTAACCCTGTTGACGGCCGGAACCATCATGCAAACTACCGATGGTCGCCAGTACGCTGTGGCTGCTGATGTGGCCGTGGCGGTGGGTGGCACGGTCACAGCCACGGTGACGGCGTTGGTCGCTGGCGGTGCTGGGAACTTAACCGGTGGAACAAACCTCACCCTGGTGTCGGCTGTAGCCGGAATTGATGCGGTGTTTACCGTGGCCATGCCCAACGGCATCACAGGTGGCGCAGACCCCGAGACTGACACGCAGGCCAAATACCGCCTGCAGCAGCGGCTGTCCAATGAGCCTATGGGCGGCAGTCCGGCAGACTATGCGCGCTGGGCGCTGCAGGTGGCAGGTATTACCCGTGCCTGGGGTGTGCGCAATCCGTCCGGAGCCACCACGGCGGGCGTGATCATCATGGCCGATGGCAATGCTTCACCCGGCTTGCCGACCACTGGCCAGCAGCAGTTGGTACTTGACTACATACGCGATCCCAAACGCGGCCCGCCGGACGAGCTGTTTGTGATCATCCCCACGGCCGTGGCCATCAATGTGACCTTGAACGTGTCGCCCGACACCGCCGCGATCCGCGCGGCCGTGGTTCTGGCATTGCAGGACTTGTTCTTTAGGGAAGCGGTTCCTGGTGGGTCGATTCCACACAGCCACCTCAAGGAAGTCATCAGCGGGGTAATTGGTGAGTACAACCACACCATCAGTGCGCCCGCCTTGACCGAGGGTGGCATGTTCACAGTGGGAACCTACAACAGCCTGTTGGTGCTGGGCACGGTGACGTTCGTCTGA
- a CDS encoding DNA circularization protein, translating into MPIWIDQLLRAKFRDVYFQVDSIEHQAGYNLVVREYPFQDLPTVFRMGQGAEEIKFSAYVIGDDYMEQRDALRAALDAPGSGDLVHPTAGTMSVFVSAKYSIKENPTAEGGMARFDLTFVRGEVRRYPRGVANTQATAKEKSLAAQIASMDAFFAAYDLSNKPGWAADRSVARVTDSVSAIWANMSKVTSGLGDFTNTAIGNYQAVRDGISTLVRQPRQLAKAISNLFALPTDLSSAAARDFAASFEGLFDMGKKVARKDFEVSVMPAVGAGLVMYGTGSSTGLGLDTPARRQLAVLNDTSDQLVESLALAGWVQAIAAADMTSYDDALALRGKVNDQATRLLLRASTQAASDTLPTSSWHDATMAMLSASLADIRDRSRDLARLTTYTPDGWMPVWLVSYKLFGTVAYADEILDMNPHITHPLLVPPGKPLRVMRHD; encoded by the coding sequence ATGCCCATCTGGATTGATCAACTTCTGCGCGCAAAATTCCGGGATGTGTATTTCCAGGTTGACTCGATAGAGCACCAGGCTGGCTACAACCTGGTGGTGCGGGAGTACCCGTTCCAGGACTTGCCCACCGTGTTCCGTATGGGGCAAGGGGCCGAAGAAATCAAGTTCTCGGCGTATGTGATCGGCGACGATTACATGGAGCAGCGCGATGCCCTGCGTGCAGCGCTGGATGCGCCGGGTAGTGGCGACCTAGTTCACCCCACAGCAGGCACTATGTCTGTGTTTGTATCGGCCAAATATTCGATCAAGGAAAACCCAACGGCCGAAGGCGGCATGGCGCGGTTTGACCTGACGTTTGTTCGTGGTGAAGTGCGTAGGTATCCGAGAGGGGTGGCCAATACGCAGGCTACGGCGAAGGAGAAGTCTCTAGCAGCGCAAATTGCCAGCATGGATGCATTCTTTGCTGCGTACGACTTATCAAACAAGCCTGGCTGGGCGGCTGATCGTTCTGTGGCGCGGGTCACCGACTCGGTGAGCGCGATCTGGGCAAATATGTCCAAGGTGACAAGCGGATTGGGAGATTTCACCAACACTGCCATTGGCAACTACCAGGCGGTGCGCGATGGGATCAGCACTCTGGTGCGTCAGCCGCGTCAATTGGCGAAGGCCATATCCAATCTGTTTGCTCTGCCAACCGACCTCAGCTCAGCCGCTGCGCGGGACTTTGCCGCCAGCTTTGAAGGCCTGTTTGACATGGGTAAAAAAGTCGCTCGAAAGGACTTTGAAGTGTCTGTGATGCCAGCAGTCGGGGCGGGTTTGGTGATGTACGGCACTGGCAGCTCCACTGGCCTGGGCCTGGACACACCGGCCCGCAGGCAGTTGGCCGTGCTGAATGACACCAGCGACCAGCTGGTGGAGTCTTTGGCGTTGGCCGGATGGGTGCAGGCTATTGCAGCCGCCGATATGACAAGTTACGACGATGCCCTTGCGCTGCGCGGTAAGGTGAATGACCAGGCTACGCGTTTGCTGTTGCGCGCCTCCACCCAGGCCGCCAGTGATACCTTGCCGACCTCTTCCTGGCATGACGCCACGATGGCCATGCTGAGTGCTTCGCTGGCCGACATACGCGACCGCAGCCGCGATCTGGCTCGCCTGACCACCTATACGCCGGACGGCTGGATGCCGGTCTGGCTGGTGAGCTACAAGCTGTTTGGCACCGTGGCCTATGCGGATGAGATTCTGGACATGAACCCGCACATTACCCACCCGCTGCTGGTTCCACCAGGCAAGCCGCTGCGCGTGATGAGGCACGACTGA
- a CDS encoding phage protein Gp37: MSTALLDQVQAYIRAAFTKAEVVTVQPYGGEFNTAEMEKVSYNCPAIFVTVLGWQPLHDGHRLSGKYSRNVRVAAFVVAKHAKRDQRMRLGMALSEKLCLVMRQWMPDNSGGLPITVGPLEDDAACENLYSQPVDRLGQSVWLVDWNQAVKPVLTSVSGAPTLIDWLSVAIEDTARITEPAATASGTTPITVTEKITFPVNT, from the coding sequence ATGAGCACGGCATTGCTTGACCAGGTGCAAGCCTATATCCGCGCCGCCTTCACCAAGGCCGAGGTGGTGACCGTGCAGCCCTATGGGGGCGAGTTCAATACGGCCGAGATGGAGAAGGTGAGCTACAACTGCCCGGCCATCTTTGTCACGGTGTTGGGCTGGCAACCCCTGCACGATGGCCACCGCCTGAGTGGCAAGTACAGCCGCAATGTGCGCGTGGCTGCTTTCGTGGTGGCAAAGCATGCCAAGCGAGATCAGCGCATGCGTCTGGGCATGGCGCTGTCAGAGAAGCTGTGCCTGGTGATGCGCCAATGGATGCCGGACAACTCGGGCGGCCTGCCCATTACCGTGGGGCCGCTTGAGGACGACGCTGCTTGCGAGAACCTTTACAGCCAGCCGGTGGATCGACTGGGCCAGTCGGTCTGGCTGGTGGACTGGAATCAGGCGGTCAAACCCGTGCTGACCAGCGTCAGCGGTGCCCCGACGCTGATTGACTGGCTGAGCGTGGCCATTGAAGACACCGCCCGTATTACTGAACCGGCTGCAACTGCATCCGGGACTACCCCCATAACGGTGACCGAAAAGATCACCTTCCCTGTCAACACTTAA
- a CDS encoding phage GP46 family protein, whose amino-acid sequence MFDVATRPQPNSTDAASVFGLPFDWRLVTPGPAVSYPWKDFVQPNGVPVVYADVLATYSVELEDTMQTAVIISLFTDRRAGPDDKLPAGDTDRRGWVGDEFATDDFDSRPDPWGSLLWTCYAGKASQDVLERARFAASEALEWMVRDGIASRVDVAAQWVGERQDRLAVRPAIYKPGQVRPVYDVLWGTSIRRLAQ is encoded by the coding sequence ATGTTTGATGTGGCCACACGACCCCAGCCCAATTCCACAGACGCCGCGAGCGTCTTTGGTTTGCCGTTCGATTGGCGGTTGGTAACCCCCGGACCTGCCGTCAGCTATCCCTGGAAAGACTTCGTGCAACCCAACGGTGTGCCCGTGGTCTATGCCGATGTGCTGGCCACCTACTCGGTGGAGCTGGAAGACACGATGCAGACAGCCGTGATCATTTCTCTCTTTACCGACCGGCGCGCAGGCCCAGACGACAAGCTGCCTGCGGGCGATACAGACCGGCGTGGCTGGGTGGGCGATGAGTTCGCCACCGATGACTTTGATTCCCGGCCAGACCCATGGGGTTCCTTGTTGTGGACCTGCTACGCGGGCAAGGCCAGCCAGGATGTACTTGAGCGGGCGCGCTTTGCGGCCTCTGAGGCTCTGGAATGGATGGTGCGCGATGGTATTGCTAGTCGGGTAGATGTGGCTGCTCAGTGGGTGGGGGAGCGCCAGGACCGCCTTGCTGTGCGTCCGGCCATTTACAAGCCTGGCCAAGTGCGTCCGGTCTATGACGTGCTCTGGGGCACCAGCATTCGGAGGCTGGCGCAATGA
- a CDS encoding phage virion morphogenesis protein yields the protein MAGTALVFKSGAGPILAHLARLSARREWTAARREIGEYLVGDIQDNFDRQRLFDGSPMPQSKAAIKRAGKTLIKDHHLYDSYVFQLARGGVVVGSNKVYAAIHHFGGETGRGHKTKITARPVMGVGERQQRRIGAYLVEAIEAMQ from the coding sequence ATGGCTGGCACCGCACTTGTATTTAAATCTGGCGCTGGCCCCATTTTGGCGCACCTGGCGCGCCTGTCAGCACGCCGGGAATGGACTGCTGCTCGCCGTGAAATTGGTGAGTACTTGGTAGGCGATATCCAGGACAACTTTGACCGCCAGCGTCTGTTTGATGGTTCGCCCATGCCCCAGAGCAAAGCGGCGATCAAGCGCGCTGGAAAGACGCTGATCAAGGACCACCATCTGTATGACAGCTACGTGTTTCAGTTGGCGCGTGGTGGTGTCGTTGTTGGCTCCAATAAGGTCTATGCCGCCATTCATCACTTCGGTGGTGAAACCGGCCGTGGCCACAAAACCAAGATTACAGCCCGCCCCGTAATGGGTGTGGGTGAACGCCAGCAGCGCCGCATTGGTGCCTACCTGGTAGAGGCGATTGAGGCCATGCAATGA
- a CDS encoding phage baseplate assembly protein domain-containing protein, which produces MLANLMRWVRVRGLKEGKFQKGRVEGFEGDVRDDAQRPQDYGFAANPVDGEGLKLEVGGHTIIVRMDRTAERPQLPAYEVAIWHKEGHTVRMRAGRIVQVDCDQFVVNASVGVALNTPTVAASAAITSQSLASQTVAAATSLKVGSKEVAGHNHGNVQNGAGSTANF; this is translated from the coding sequence ATGCTGGCCAACCTGATGCGATGGGTGCGGGTGCGTGGGCTCAAGGAAGGCAAGTTTCAGAAGGGCCGTGTGGAAGGATTCGAGGGCGATGTGCGAGACGATGCGCAACGGCCGCAGGACTACGGCTTTGCAGCCAATCCGGTAGACGGTGAGGGCCTGAAGCTGGAAGTTGGGGGCCATACCATCATCGTGCGGATGGACCGCACTGCCGAGCGGCCGCAACTGCCTGCCTATGAGGTGGCGATCTGGCATAAGGAAGGTCACACGGTACGCATGCGCGCCGGACGCATTGTGCAGGTGGACTGCGACCAGTTCGTTGTGAATGCCAGCGTGGGTGTGGCGTTGAACACGCCCACCGTTGCGGCATCGGCTGCGATTACCTCTCAGTCCCTCGCCTCGCAAACCGTTGCGGCCGCCACCAGCCTCAAGGTGGGCAGCAAAGAAGTCGCTGGCCACAACCACGGCAACGTGCAAAACGGTGCAGGTTCCACGGCCAACTTCTAA